In Xenorhabdus poinarii G6, the following are encoded in one genomic region:
- a CDS encoding protein-disulfide reductase DsbD, with protein MMKRILMLCFLFSSIALSSVKANALFEQTGNSFYLPANQAFMFDFQQQGNKLILNWDIKPGYYLYQRQFNIVPNEEISLGKIEYPQGVTHQDEFFGKTEVYFQSARIDIPLLSATNDGALQVTYQGCAEAGYCYPPETVSVPLQAIVASSQSPSADSATNAENTSSQKTLQQKEVPATPHDAPFSPLWALLIGIGIAFTPCILPMYPLISSIILGQKRPESLKKIFWLAMSYVQGMALTYTLLGLVVAAAGLQFQAALQNPYILIGLSVLFILLAFSMFGLYTLQLPSTLQTTLVNWSNQQQGGSYIGVFVMGMLAGLIASPCTTAPLSAILLYIAQSGNTLIGGLTLYLYALGMGLPLIAITLFGHKLLPRSGPWMQYVKEAFGFIILALPVFLLERVLGDSWGIRLWSLLAVSFFGWAFALTLHSKNGWQRVLQIAFLALALIAARPLQDWVWGSPAAEQQKTTLQFRQVNDWQELNQILTENRHQPMMLDLYADWCVACKEFEKYTFSDPQVQAQLSEFILLQADVTDNTPKQKELLQKLNVLGLPTILFFDTQGKELPHSRVNGFMDAPRFDQHIQRIQQN; from the coding sequence ATGATGAAACGTATTCTCATGTTGTGTTTCTTGTTTAGCAGTATTGCGTTATCTTCTGTCAAAGCTAATGCACTGTTTGAACAAACCGGCAACAGTTTTTACCTTCCTGCTAACCAGGCATTCATGTTTGATTTCCAACAACAAGGAAACAAGCTCATCCTGAACTGGGATATCAAACCCGGTTATTATCTCTACCAACGACAATTCAATATCGTTCCTAATGAAGAAATATCATTGGGTAAAATTGAGTACCCCCAAGGGGTAACGCATCAAGATGAGTTTTTTGGCAAAACAGAGGTTTATTTTCAATCGGCACGCATTGATATCCCTCTCCTCTCTGCCACCAATGACGGCGCTCTCCAAGTCACATACCAAGGATGTGCAGAAGCAGGCTACTGTTATCCCCCTGAAACCGTCAGCGTACCACTGCAAGCCATTGTGGCCTCCAGCCAGTCACCATCAGCTGATAGCGCCACAAATGCAGAAAACACATCCTCACAAAAGACACTGCAACAAAAAGAGGTTCCCGCTACACCCCATGATGCACCATTTTCACCGCTCTGGGCATTGCTGATTGGTATTGGGATCGCGTTTACTCCCTGCATACTGCCCATGTACCCACTGATATCCAGCATCATTTTGGGTCAAAAACGCCCTGAGAGCCTGAAAAAAATCTTCTGGCTCGCCATGAGTTATGTCCAGGGAATGGCCCTCACTTATACGTTGCTTGGGTTAGTCGTCGCAGCGGCGGGTTTACAATTTCAGGCTGCCCTGCAAAATCCTTATATTCTTATCGGGCTGTCAGTACTCTTTATCCTGCTCGCTTTCTCCATGTTCGGACTATATACATTACAACTACCTTCTACTCTCCAAACGACTTTAGTGAACTGGAGTAACCAACAGCAAGGCGGCTCTTACATTGGCGTATTCGTGATGGGGATGTTAGCAGGATTAATCGCCTCTCCCTGCACGACTGCACCTTTGAGCGCTATTTTGCTTTATATCGCCCAAAGCGGTAATACCTTGATCGGTGGCTTAACACTGTATCTCTACGCATTGGGAATGGGTTTACCGCTGATCGCAATCACCCTGTTTGGTCACAAACTGCTACCACGCAGTGGTCCGTGGATGCAGTACGTAAAAGAAGCCTTTGGATTCATCATATTGGCTCTGCCAGTATTTTTATTGGAGCGGGTGCTTGGTGACTCATGGGGCATAAGATTGTGGAGTCTATTGGCTGTCTCTTTCTTTGGTTGGGCATTCGCATTAACACTGCATAGCAAAAATGGCTGGCAGCGAGTCTTACAAATCGCCTTCCTGGCTCTGGCACTCATTGCTGCACGACCTTTACAAGACTGGGTATGGGGAAGCCCTGCAGCAGAACAGCAAAAAACCACCTTACAATTTCGACAAGTCAATGACTGGCAAGAATTAAATCAAATTTTAACGGAAAATCGCCATCAACCGATGATGTTGGATCTCTATGCTGATTGGTGTGTCGCCTGCAAAGAGTTTGAAAAATATACTTTCAGTGATCCACAAGTACAGGCACAATTGAGCGAATTTATCCTATTACAGGCAGATGTTACAGATAACACCCCAAAACAGAAAGAATTGTTGCAAAAGCTGAACGTACTGGGGCTTCCCACTATCTTATTTTTTGATACACAGGGAAAAGAGCTGCCCCATTCGCGAGTCAACGGATTCATGGATGCACCACGTTTTGACCAGCATATTCAGCGGATACAACAAAATTGA
- the dicD gene encoding division control transcriptional repressor DicD codes for MQREYVLSHVLNSLEQHGLSATLETLLTPLPLDMSQLLHFWPNREALIYDCLRYHGQQIEIWQRQTLLDETLFPEQKLLARYDALKEKVQAQRYPGCLFIAACSTFPDADHPIHQLAELQKQHSFHYTKELLQQLDIDDSEQVAKQMELILEGCLSKLLVKRELEDVNIAKRLAQDILTIAKCRKNGALS; via the coding sequence GTGCAACGCGAATACGTGCTTAGTCATGTTCTTAACTCATTAGAACAACATGGGCTGTCTGCAACACTGGAGACACTGTTAACGCCTCTACCTCTTGATATGAGTCAACTACTGCATTTTTGGCCGAATCGTGAAGCGTTAATCTATGATTGTCTTCGTTATCACGGCCAACAGATTGAGATCTGGCAACGCCAAACTCTGTTGGATGAGACTTTATTTCCTGAGCAAAAACTATTAGCGCGCTATGATGCCCTCAAAGAAAAAGTCCAAGCACAACGTTATCCAGGTTGTCTGTTCATTGCTGCTTGCAGTACTTTTCCTGATGCTGATCACCCCATCCACCAATTAGCGGAATTACAAAAACAACATTCTTTTCACTACACCAAAGAGCTATTACAGCAACTTGATATTGATGACAGTGAACAAGTAGCCAAACAAATGGAACTTATCCTTGAAGGGTGTCTTAGTAAGCTATTAGTGAAAAGAGAGCTTGAAGATGTGAACATCGCAAAACGGCTGGCACAGGATATATTAACCATCGCAAAATGCCGAAAAAACGGGGCGTTAAGTTAA
- a CDS encoding tyrosine-type recombinase/integrase has translation MLNNEEKMGWDALLDEYFFSRILRPATEWSYRKVVRVFIRYLGETGSPESVTHRDVLRWRRHLLMEKNQSGYTWNNKVAHLRAIFNFGMERKLLSHPKNPFNDAAVKKEKKQKKTLSKAQITGIYLRMQQYEEEERLQIQTAPRGGRCALYPTGYWLTVLDIFRLTGMRLNQLLHLRLRDINLDNSYIELRVEGSKNHSEWRVPMIPQLKPRLAQLVEQAKACGAKEDDPLFDLTRLRFCHHGRHVSHQYHHDREKQHLRSFFNRLSKECGFAVSPHRFRHTLATELMKAPDRNLQLVRCLLGHRSVATTMEYIDIDMEIAGKTLANELAFYLDLAV, from the coding sequence ATGTTAAATAATGAGGAAAAAATGGGCTGGGATGCGTTGCTGGACGAGTATTTCTTCTCACGGATATTACGGCCGGCAACCGAATGGAGTTATCGCAAGGTAGTGCGGGTCTTTATCCGGTATCTGGGGGAAACGGGGTCGCCGGAGAGCGTGACTCACCGGGATGTCCTGCGCTGGCGGCGTCATCTGCTGATGGAAAAAAATCAGTCCGGCTATACGTGGAACAATAAGGTGGCGCACCTGCGGGCCATTTTTAATTTCGGGATGGAAAGAAAACTGTTGTCACACCCCAAAAATCCGTTTAATGACGCGGCAGTCAAAAAAGAGAAGAAACAAAAGAAAACCCTGAGTAAGGCTCAGATAACCGGGATTTACCTGCGGATGCAGCAGTATGAAGAGGAAGAACGTTTACAGATACAGACTGCCCCGCGGGGAGGACGCTGTGCCTTATACCCGACGGGGTACTGGCTGACCGTACTGGATATCTTCCGGCTGACGGGCATGCGCCTGAACCAGCTGCTGCATCTGCGGTTACGGGATATTAATCTGGACAACAGTTACATTGAGTTGCGTGTGGAAGGCAGTAAAAACCACAGTGAGTGGCGGGTGCCGATGATCCCGCAGCTGAAACCCCGGCTGGCGCAGCTGGTTGAACAGGCAAAAGCCTGTGGCGCGAAAGAGGATGATCCGCTGTTTGATTTAACCCGCCTGCGTTTTTGTCATCACGGACGCCATGTCAGTCACCAGTATCATCATGACAGAGAAAAGCAACATCTCCGTTCTTTCTTTAACCGCCTGTCTAAAGAATGTGGTTTTGCTGTCTCGCCCCACCGCTTCCGTCATACGCTGGCGACAGAGCTGATGAAAGCCCCCGACCGCAATTTGCAGCTGGTCAGGTGTCTGCTGGGACACCGCAGTGTGGCGACCACGATGGAATATATTGATATCGATATGGAAATCGCGGGTAAAACCCTGGCGAATGAACTGGCGTTTTATCTGGATCTTGCTGTGTAA
- a CDS encoding TraI domain-containing protein, which produces MFQRFKSRFTRQSVTQPTLSGQQPQTLHDSRGYFRPQSAEVLLATSERGQYLRQLWENSALPAGLYQQFYLDPLRQLCARVQHVPATQEGIWSYRGGFIDLTLQFTACAVRLAKGHMLPPGVAPETQAAQSLLWQAVVFWAALFYHLPLLRQLEGELEDGHHWPPGLWIPERRFRFRFQALRPELPVLYKTLLAARLLPEEAVTWLSLVPGAWQCLMLHLGGHPSSVPLTDSLLQSAAEQVQSPLLNPVESAKPATDTRLSSSEPDPVIPPVTPGIAPAPDTTEDTRRLLSLFQAEE; this is translated from the coding sequence ATGTTTCAGCGTTTTAAATCCCGTTTTACCCGTCAGTCTGTGACACAGCCAACATTATCCGGACAACAACCACAAACCCTTCACGACAGCCGGGGCTATTTCCGTCCACAGTCAGCAGAGGTGCTGCTGGCAACTTCAGAGCGTGGTCAGTATCTCCGGCAACTGTGGGAAAACAGTGCGCTGCCCGCCGGGTTGTATCAGCAATTCTATCTGGATCCGCTCCGGCAATTATGCGCCCGTGTGCAGCATGTTCCCGCGACACAAGAGGGCATCTGGTCTTATCGCGGTGGATTTATCGATCTGACCCTGCAATTTACTGCCTGTGCCGTGCGGCTGGCAAAAGGGCATATGTTGCCACCGGGGGTGGCACCGGAAACACAGGCCGCACAAAGTCTGCTGTGGCAGGCGGTGGTGTTCTGGGCGGCGCTGTTTTACCACCTGCCTCTGCTGCGGCAACTGGAAGGGGAACTGGAAGACGGGCATCACTGGCCGCCGGGATTGTGGATACCTGAACGTCGTTTCCGCTTCCGGTTTCAGGCACTGCGGCCTGAGCTGCCTGTCCTTTATAAGACGCTGCTGGCTGCCCGTTTGTTACCGGAGGAAGCGGTGACCTGGCTGTCTTTAGTGCCCGGTGCGTGGCAGTGCCTGATGTTGCATCTTGGCGGACATCCGTCTTCTGTCCCGTTGACGGACTCACTGCTTCAGTCTGCCGCTGAGCAGGTGCAGTCACCGCTGCTGAATCCCGTTGAATCTGCTAAACCGGCTACCGATACCAGGCTGTCATCATCAGAACCCGATCCGGTTATTCCGCCTGTCACACCGGGAATAGCCCCTGCGCCCGACACCACCGAGGATACCCGGAGATTACTGTCATTGTTTCAGGCAGAGGAATGA
- a CDS encoding N-6 DNA methylase: MASRPDHQKEFISLFNQTARYHRRYQVFQDFCNCAMAAIHNKYSYCEKLEQYYLKTHKKYEREDVDRIVKLFSYTVLGLAQSPCDFLGRVFMQLNLGDKALNQFFTPWEMARMMAKIQLQDVSILLQEKPFVTLYEPACGAGCMTLAAADVLREQGHDPLCSLWVSAIDIDPLAAVMAYIQFSLTGIPAAVTIGDALQDGDNKRTRYTPAHYLGNWSSRLQAYEQAA, encoded by the coding sequence ATGGCATCTCGACCCGATCATCAGAAAGAGTTTATTTCTCTGTTTAACCAGACGGCGCGTTACCACCGTCGTTATCAGGTCTTTCAGGATTTTTGTAATTGTGCAATGGCTGCGATTCACAATAAGTACAGTTATTGCGAGAAGCTGGAGCAGTACTACCTGAAAACCCACAAAAAGTACGAGCGGGAAGATGTTGACCGGATTGTAAAACTCTTTTCTTATACCGTGCTGGGACTGGCTCAGAGTCCTTGTGATTTTCTGGGCCGTGTGTTTATGCAGCTGAATTTGGGGGATAAAGCCCTCAATCAATTTTTCACCCCCTGGGAGATGGCCAGAATGATGGCGAAAATACAGTTGCAGGATGTCTCTATACTATTGCAGGAGAAACCCTTTGTAACACTGTATGAACCCGCCTGCGGGGCGGGCTGCATGACCCTGGCCGCCGCCGACGTCCTGAGAGAGCAGGGGCATGACCCGTTATGCAGCCTGTGGGTGTCCGCGATTGATATTGACCCGCTGGCGGCGGTGATGGCTTATATCCAGTTTTCGCTGACCGGCATACCGGCCGCCGTGACTATCGGTGATGCCTTACAGGATGGCGACAACAAACGGACCCGTTACACACCCGCCCATTATCTGGGCAACTGGTCAAGCCGTTTGCAGGCATATGAACAAGCCGCATGA
- a CDS encoding DUF1281 domain-containing protein: MTEWCTNQLEITGKSVCLDVMQQWVCGEEVPRYRQAVLQSLRLFLAGCAGILKPTKPQTYTPYPALVRGTAVPTAQHLAFEQWLLLLQNNVPLNTDNIKRIDNLYRQSGLSLMSWDKVPEAARDIIARLLTRQYTDWFGMVGWSDTPDIGACWDKLNAYPQAAQPCDMLMIMSTNLATEINGNSTLLKGIATTAQFYEEQYGMEWPFGHHVRWERRNVSSLTMRFDSPWAPPSAELVGELSSVFDCEIRHWYSEASGSLKGYDCYDQGEHVDSGNGQSGRENRPALYLVNDEKRDMNLPVSAIAVGQ; the protein is encoded by the coding sequence ATGACAGAATGGTGCACCAATCAACTGGAAATCACCGGCAAATCCGTCTGTCTCGATGTAATGCAGCAGTGGGTCTGCGGGGAAGAAGTCCCCCGTTACCGTCAGGCGGTGTTACAAAGCCTGCGGTTATTTCTGGCGGGTTGTGCGGGAATACTGAAACCGACCAAACCACAAACCTACACCCCGTACCCGGCGCTGGTGCGCGGCACGGCGGTGCCAACGGCGCAGCATCTGGCCTTTGAACAGTGGTTGTTGTTGTTACAGAATAATGTGCCGTTGAATACGGACAATATTAAACGCATTGATAACCTGTATCGTCAGTCCGGTCTCAGCCTGATGTCCTGGGACAAGGTGCCGGAAGCGGCGCGTGATATTATCGCCCGTCTTCTGACCCGCCAGTATACCGACTGGTTCGGCATGGTGGGCTGGTCTGACACACCCGATATCGGGGCATGCTGGGATAAGCTGAATGCGTACCCGCAGGCGGCACAGCCCTGCGATATGCTGATGATTATGTCAACGAATCTGGCGACTGAAATCAACGGTAATAGCACGCTGCTGAAAGGCATTGCCACGACGGCGCAGTTTTACGAAGAACAATACGGAATGGAATGGCCGTTTGGCCACCATGTTCGCTGGGAACGCCGGAATGTCAGCAGCTTAACCATGCGTTTTGACTCCCCCTGGGCACCGCCTTCGGCCGAGTTGGTGGGCGAACTGTCATCGGTGTTTGACTGTGAAATCCGCCACTGGTACAGCGAAGCATCAGGAAGCCTCAAAGGCTACGATTGCTATGACCAGGGCGAGCATGTGGACAGTGGCAACGGGCAGTCAGGACGGGAGAACCGGCCTGCGCTTTATCTGGTCAACGATGAAAAGCGGGATATGAACCTGCCCGTATCGGCCATCGCCGTTGGGCAATAG
- a CDS encoding TA system toxin CbtA family protein gives MTTLRLTVWQVIAAALLKRHFGLSLTDTVLCETDTVAALIARGVQPSEAINELVDKYDLIRLNTQVIPRSTPYLDIHDELTVIFDSGLADRLFRQTGQ, from the coding sequence ATGACCACGTTACGTTTAACCGTCTGGCAGGTGATTGCGGCTGCCTTGCTGAAACGGCATTTTGGCCTGAGCCTGACCGATACGGTCCTGTGTGAAACCGACACGGTGGCAGCACTGATAGCCCGCGGTGTCCAGCCTTCAGAAGCCATTAACGAACTGGTGGATAAATACGACTTAATCCGGCTGAACACGCAGGTTATCCCGCGCAGTACGCCTTATCTGGATATCCACGATGAGCTGACGGTTATTTTTGACAGTGGTCTGGCTGACAGGCTATTCAGGCAGACCGGACAGTAA